The sequence below is a genomic window from Cedecea neteri.
CAACATGGTCGCCACTGCCAAAGCGAACAGCGCCCTTTTCTCACCCACCTTACGGACAATGGTTTCGGCAATCGTGTTGGCTGCCCCCGACTCAATCAGTACACCCGCCAGTATGCCTGCCCCGAGGATGCGCAGTACCGCATTGGTGATCCCTTGCGCCCCGGTAATCATCAACGAAAGCGTCTGCACCAAGTCAGCACCGCCAACTAACCCGCCAGCCAGAGCACCGGCAATCATGCCGTAGGCCGGAGGAACCTTGCGTAAAATAAGGACAATAGAAACAACCAACGCCACCAGGGCGCCCAGAGCCGAAACCGTGGTCATGAATCACTCCTGTTTTGATTTTTTTAGGGAGATCGAAAGGTACGGCGGGACATTACCCTGAGCGGGCAGCGAATAGCTTGAGAGAAAACACCAAAAAATGGGCGGCGAAAGAAACGCTTTTTTGTAGATTGCTACAAATCAGTCGCTGATCTGCATACCAATAAACATCTGAAGAATTGAATCTAACTTATTAATATCTAAAGACGTTATCGACTCTATTTTGCTCAGTCGATAGCGCAGTGTATTGACGTGAATATGCAGCAATTTTGTCGTTTGAGACAGATCACAATTCTGTTCAAAATAGCAGCGCAGCGTGCGGCGAAGCACGCCTTTAGGATCGGCTTCACAAAGCGTTTTCCATGCTCGTCCCATTTCCTCGGCCTGCCAGCTGCCGGAAAGTCCGTTGAGAAGCACAGGCAATAAAAGATCCTGATAGTACAAAATCGATCGGCTAATTTTTTGCCGTGAAGCCATCTCTTGCAGCGCCACGGCGCTAAGCCAGGAGCGTCGTAACGCATCGTCGCCGTCGAAACATCCCCCAACTGACAGGGTGACTTCAAAATGCGTCAGCAGCTGAGAATGAAGTTTGCGCAGCGTTTTTTTCAGCAATGCATGCCGCTCCTCGATCCGGCCCCCGCCCAGGGGTAGTAGCATCGCGATTTGTTCAAAGCCAATTGGCGCCACTAACGCCTGACTGTCATAACCGCCGAGCCGCTCCAGCAGCTCCCGCTGACGCAAAACATCCCGAGAGGGAAAATGAATCATCAGCGCAACTCTTCGCAATTCAAGATCTACACCGAGGCCGCTGGCCATCGGGCGCAGTTCTGCCAGGCTTTGCTGCCCGGAAATAATCTGCGTGGCGAGTTGCTCCCGATAACGCTTTTCCCACTGATTTTGCTCAAGCATTTCCGCCTGCTCAAGGATCAGCTCGGCCGCCATTTTCACCAGTTCGGCATAAGCCTGCACTTTCTCTGGTTCACCAGAAATACCTACGACGCCAACGATTTTCTGGCGAAAGACGATAGGCAAATTAATGCCGGGTTTAACCCCTTTCAGCCGCCGGGCAGAAGCCTCATCAATAATCACGGTCCGGTTTTCCGTCAGCGCCAGGACGGCACCTTCATGACGCTGATGCAGACGACGCGGATCGCCAGAGGCAATAATCACGCCCTGTTCGCTCATCACATTCACCGAGTGATCGATGATGTTCATGGTGCGCTGGACAATTTGCCGGGCGGTATCTTCTTTCAGGCAGGAGATAATCATAGCGTTTACCTTGTCGTGGAGGCGTCGGGAGTGCGCTGGGTGCGGCTGTGATAAAGCCGCAGCGGCTTATTTTAAATTGTGTTGCTCGAGGAATGACTCCCCGCCCAGCTGACGCATCTGTCGCAAAATCCACTGCTGGCGCTGGCGAATATAGCCTGAAGGCGCATTTGCCTTAAAACGAATCGGGTTAGGCAGGACAGCGGCGAGCAGCGCTGCTTCGGCGGGCGTCAGGCGGCTGGCTGGCTTGTTGAAGTAACGACGAGAGGCTTCTTCCACGCCGAAAACACCTTCGCCAAATTCGGCAATATTCAGATACACCGTCAGAATACGTCGCTTGCTCCACGCGGTTTCAAGCCCCACCGTGAGGCCGGCTTCCAGTCCTTTACGTAACCAGCTCCGTCCATCCCACAGGAACAAATTTTTCGCTGTCTGCTGGGAAAGCGTCGACGCGCCTCGAACCCTGTTATCGTTACGCTCGTTGTGCGCCAGAGCTTTTTCTATGGCATCAGTATCAAAGCCCCAGTGTTCAGGAAATTTTTGATCCTCAGAGGCAATCACCGCCAGCCCCATACACGGCGAAATATCATCCATGGAAACCCAGTCAGAATGGGCAACGTAACCGAAGTTGCCGCTGAACCACGCGCTGAACTGCCGCTCCACCATCACTGCGGAAAACGGCACCGGGACAAAGCGGAAAACCAGGATGCCCATGAACCAGACAGCCAAAACCGCCAGAACAGCTTTCAGCAGCCAGCGTTTAACCCACTGCCACGGCGCGAAACGCCTTTTACTCATGCACTAAGTTCCAGCACACGGGCAACCAGCTTGTCGATCCCGGCAGCGGCCTCTGCGATATTTTGCGCGAGCATGTAAGCGGGGGTGGTGACAACCTTCTGTTCTTCGTCCACCACGATATCATCCACCGGGCAAGGGACGTGCTCTGCTCCCATGGTTTCCAGTAGCTCTGCGGTATCGATGTCGGTGCCGATGGTCAGACGCACAGGCATATCCAGAATCTTTGGCAGCATCGCCGGGGCAATGCACATAAAACCGAGCGGCTTGCCCTGTTCGTGGCATTCGCGAGCCAGGCGGCGTAAATCTGCATCCACCTCACAATCTGCACCCTGCGAAGCAAAAGTGCTTAGATTTTTAGCCGCGCCAAAACCGCCGGGCACAATCAAGGCGTCAATGTTCTCAGGCAAAGCTTCACGCAACGGCTGAATATTGCCGCGAGTGATACGCGCAGCTTCCACCAGCACGTCACGAGTTTCTGCTGCAGGTTGACCGGTTAAATGATCGATCACGTCAGACTGAGGTTTATCCGGCGCGAAGCAAACGGCTTCCGCACCAGCACGAGAAATGGCCAACAGCGTTAATACGGCCTCATGAATCTCACTGCCGTCGTAAACTCCACAGCCGCTCAGCACTACGCCTATTTTTTTCATCCGTCAGTTCCTTTTCGTTCCGGGTGAATCAGTATCAGCCACGTTAATTTGATCGCTATGCTTCACATATTTTACTGATTCACGTAACAAATATTATAAGGTTTGCTATCTTATATGGCTGACAGCCCGCGAATTGCTGGTTGTGCCATTCGATAATTCAACGCTAAAAAAGGCGCAACCCTGTTTTCCCTGGTGTTGGCGCAGTATTCGCGCACCCCGGCCTGGCCGGGGTCATTTTTTTCCAGCGTCCGCAACCCACGCTTTTAATACGCTAACGTCATGTTGCCACTCTTGTTTCAGCTCTTCGATCCATTCCCCGACATTATCGGACCACGCAGGTAAGTCCGGGGACTGAATTTGCTGGGCAACCTGCTGCAAATGCCGCAAACCAACGGAGCCCGCCGCACCTTTAATTTTATGCCCCTCTTCCACCACGCCTTTGTTATCCCGCGCGGTCATATTGGAATCGAGCACCTCCAAATAACCCGGCATCATTTTTTCAAACATTGCCAGGCCATCGGTAATCAGTTTTGGCCCCACCAGTTCGATATATTGTTCGAGCATCGGAATATCGAGTAACGCTTGCTGTTTTTCACTATCGACTTTTGTCACCACTGGCTCCTTCTCCGTTATCTGTTTATCCCAGAATTTTTGGATCATCGACATCAAGGCAGGCACGGCAAGCGGCTTACTCAGCACGTCATCCATCCCGGCTTCAAGATACTCAGTCTTGTTTTTCAGCACGTTGGCCGTGAGCGCCACCAGCGGCGGCAGTTCCTCTTTGCTAAAGCGTTTATTCAGCTCGCGGGAAATATCCAGCCCGGTCATATCCGGCAACTGGATATCCAGCAGCACAAGGTCATATTCGCCCGGCATAAACATCTCCAGCGCATCTTTCCCGGTCATGGCTACATCAACGCTGTTGCCAAGCTTCTCGAGCACAGAACGCGCCACGATGACGTTAAGCTCAATATCCTCCACCAGCAGCACATGCAGAGCAGGCAACGGCATATCGTCATCTTCCAGCGTGTCTTCCACTTCCTCGGCCACGCTCGGCGCCTGAACGGTCAGCGTGAACAGCGAGCCTTCACCCGGCTTGCTGGTGACGGTAATATCCCCGCCCATGCTCTTCGCCAGACGGCGAGAAACCGCCAGTCCAATCCCCGTTCCGGTCGCAGGCTTGCCGCCGTGGCTGTCTTTAACCTGATAGTACATAGCAAAGATTTTGTCCTGCTCGTCTACCGGAATGCCAATCCCGGAGTCCTGGACCTCAAAACGCAGGCAGCTCTCTTCTTCGTAACGAACGCGTACCGTGACTAATCCCCCTTTCGGCGTGAACTTCACAGCATTGCTGATCAGATTCCAGAGGATCTGGCGCAGACGCGTCCCGTCCGTCACCACCTTGTGCGGCAGCGGCAGCGTTGGGTCCATCACAAATGACAGCCCTTTCTGCTGAGCCTGCAGGCCTGAGAGGTTTTCCAGATCGGCAAGGAAGCTGGTGAAATCCACCGGCTGGTTATCGAGCTGCACTTTGCGGCGCTCGAGCTTATCCATATCGATGATATCGTTGAAAATGTTTCCCAGCGTAATGGCGGACACGTGGATCGTTTTGAGGTAATTGGTCTGCTCGGCGGTGAGATCGGTATCCAGCAGGATACGGCTCAGGCCGACAATGCCGTTCAGCGGCGTACGCAGCTCGTGGCTGATGGTGGAGATAAAGGTGGTTTTGTCCCGGCTCGCACGTTCCAGCGCGTCCTGATAACGCTTACGCTCGGTAATATCGCGGCCAAAGCCCATCAACCCGTGACGTTTACCGACGCGGTCGTAATAAGGCACTTTACGAATTTCAAAGCAGGCTTTGCGGCCATCCGGGTAATCCAGCCACTGCTCATAGGTCAGAGACACATTATGACGAAACACTTTTTCGTCCGTTTCCAGCACTTTCTCAGCGGCTTCCGCAGAATAAACATCCTGCGGCTTGAGGTGGATAAGCTGTTTCTCGCTCTTGCCGGTCAGCAGCTCCATCGCCCGGTTGCAGCCGGAAAACTCCCGGTCTTCGTTACGGTAGAAGACCAGATCGGGCGAGGCATCAAGAAAAGACCGCAGGAAAGAGGATTGCTGCTCAAGCCGGATTTGCGTCTCTTCACGCTCCTGCATTTCAACTTTAAGCTGCTCCAGCATGGTCTGGCGCTCGGCTTCCGCTTTTACACGGTCGGCGATTTCCTGATTAAGCTGGGCGATATTGTCCTTAAGCTGCACGTTAAGAATCAGGTCGCGCTCGCGCATCTCCTCCAGCTTTTCCACCAGCTTCGACAGCCGCTGCCTGGACTCCTCAAGCTGTTCAACCACAACCGACAGGAAGTAAACCGCCCAGGGCGTAATCAACAAACCAAAGAAGATAGAGCGGACAACGTCGATACTTTCAACCTGGCCGCTCAGCAGCATGGTGACGGCCATTTGCACCACCATCGCCAACACGACCAGCGCTGAGGCCAGCAGCAGGGAGAAACGCACCAGCCCCAGCTTCACCATAAGATCAACGTAATACTGCGCCAATAACCGAATTTGCTTCATGGAACGATTCCTTCGTCTTGGATGCGCTAAATATACCGCAAAAAGGAACCGGGCTCAGGATTTACGAAAGAACTGAGAGATCCCACGGCGTACCCAGCGCTGAACCCTGCGCCCCATGCGCCAGCAAATACTTGTCAATATCCACCATCGCGGCCCAGCGGTTCTCACACCATAAAGGGGCAAGCAAGGTTGGACGCCGGGCATTAGCAGAAATGCGATGGAACACGACATCAAGTGGCGTATGGCGAATCATTTCCCCCGCGGTGACGACATACTCATCCAGCCCGATCCCCTCAAGGCGTCCGGCTCGCCAGCTTTTGGCCATAATGCTACCGTCAACGATATGCAAAGGGTGCAGCTTCAGGCCGTCCACACCGGTTTCAATCACTTTTTCCAGCGTGTCCATACATTGCTGCTGGCCTTCACCCGGTAAACCGACAATCAGATGGCTGCAAACCTTCAACCCCCTCGCCCGGGCCCGGCGGGTTGTTTCCTGATAACAGGCAAAATCGTGCCCACGGTTGATGCGGTGCAGGGTTTTGTCATTCGCCGTCTGTAACCCCAGCTCCAGCCATACCTCATAGCCCTGCGCGTGATAATCGCTTAGCAAGTCCAGCACGCTGTCGGGCACGCAGTCAGGCCGGGTACCAACGCACAGCCCCACTATGCTGCTCTGGCTCACCGCCTGCTGGTACATCGACCGCAACACCTGCACTTCAGCCCAGGTGCTGGTATAGGCCTGGAAATAGGCCAGATAACGCTGAGCGCGGTTCACCCGACTGGCCTGGTGTGCGAGCTGCTCAGCGATGGAATTGTGCTGCTGGGCTTCGTCAGCGAAAGAGGCCACATTGCAAAAAGTACAGCCGCCTCTCCCGATGGTGCCGTCGCGATTGGGGCAGCTGAAACCACCATGCAGCGTGAGTTTATGGACTTTTTGCCCATAGCGCCGAGAGAGATCGCCGCCAAACATATTGACTAATTTCTGTAACTGCATAATCTGATGGGCCGTCCCGAAAAAGGGGCCTAGCCTGCCATTTTCTTCTCGCACCGGCGATGACCTGGATCAATCGCTTCGGCGCAGCCTTACCTATTGCATGTAAAGTCAAAATAAGTGCAACTCTATTCACATTGTGCTTGATTACTTTTCCTTATGACGCTGCCCTTTATTTAAAGAATATGACGAACGGTGAAAAACAGTGTCATGCTGCACTCCATGGGGGTTAAGTAGCATATCATGCTGGCAATATCATTCATGCCAGCATGGTCTGGAGTTTCATGGCCTTTCGGATAGTGAGGACGATCACATAACACTCGACGCTCATCGTCGTACCTCCATAGTCAAAAAAGCATAAAAAACCATTATATTCATAGCATTAACTCACTCTTAGTACGATTCCGTATAAATAAGAATGCCATTTGACCTGTGTGCTCTTTCCCGATAAGTTGGAAATCCGCTGGAAGCTTTCTGGATGGGTTCTGTGCCCATCATATTTATGCAGTAATTGAGATTCCCTCTAAAGCAAGTCCTCAACACTTGTGACACCGGATGCGTTGGACATTAAGAGGGCGACACGCGAGGCAAGCGTATGATGCGCAAACCCCGTCGCCATGCCCTTGCTGCGTCCACGCGCAAACGGTTGGGAGTAACGTAGAGCCTGGGGAGGTTCACTGATATGTTGTACGATAAATCCCTTGAGAAGGATAACTGTGGTTTCGGCCTGATCGCCCACATAGAAGGCGAACCTAGCCACAAGGTAGTGCGTACCGCTATTCACGCGCTAGCCCGTATGCAGCACCGTGGTGCCATCCTTGCCGACGGTAAAACCGGCGACGGTTGTGGCCTGCTGCTGCAAAAACCCGATCGTTTCTTCCGCATTGTTGCAGAAGAACGCCACTGGCGTTTGGCCAAGAACTATGCCGTTGGCATGATTTTCTTGAACCAGGATGACGCGCTTGCTCGCGCCAGCCGCCGCATTGTTGAAGAAGAGCTGCAAAACGAAACCCTGTCTATTGTTGGCTGGCGTGAAGTGCCGGTGAACAAAGACGTGCTCGGTGAAATCGCCCTCTCCTCTCTGCCACGTATTGAACAAATTTTCGTTAACGCCCCGGCGGGCTGGCGCCCTCGTGATATGGAACGCCGCCTGTTTATCGCCCGTCGCCGTATCGAAAAACGCATCCAGGAAGATAAAGACTTCTACATCTGTAGTCTGTCTAATCTGGTGAACATTTATAAAGGTCTGTGTATGCCGGCTGACCTGCCGCGCTTCTACCTGGACCTGGCGGACCTGCGCCTGGAATCGGCCATTTGCCTGTTCCACCAGCGTTTCTCCACCAACACCGTGCCACGCTGGCCGCTGGCTCAGCCGTTCCGCTACCTGGCTCACAACGGTGAAATCAACACCATCACCGGTAACCGTCAGTGGGCGCGCGCTCGTACCTATAAATTCCAGACGCCGCTGATCCCCGATCTGCACGATGCCGCACCGTTCGTGAACGAAACCGGCTCCGACTCCAGTTCCATGGATAACATGCTTGAGCTGCTGCTGGCGGGCGGGATGGATATTGTGCGCGCCATGCGTTTGCTGGTTCCACCGGCATGGCAGAACAACCCGAACATGGATCCTGAGCTGCGCGCCTTCTTCGACTTTAACTCCATGCATATGGAGCCGTGGGATGGCCCGGCCGGTATCGTGATGTCCGACGGGCGTTTCGCCGCCTGCAACCTGGACCGTAACGGCCTGCGTCCGGCGCGCTACGTGATCACCAAAGACAAGCTCATCACCTGCGCCTCTGAAGTCGGGATCTGGGACTACCAGCCGGACGAAGTGGTTGAGAAAGGCCGCGTCGGCCCAGGCGAGCTGATGGTTATCGACACCCGTGTCGGGCGCATTCTGCATTCCGCTGAAACCGATGCCGAGCTGAAAAGCCGCCATCCGTATAAAGAGTGGATGGAAAACAACGTTCGCCGCCTGGTTCCGTTTGAAGACCTGCCGGATGAAAAAGTGGGCTCGCGCGAGCTGGACGACGATACGCTTGCCAGCTACCAGAAACAGTTTAACTACAGCAGCGAAGAGCTGGATTCAGTGATCCGCGTGCTGGGTGAGAATGGCCAGGAAGCCGTCGGTTCAATGGGCGATGACACCCCATTTGCCGTGCTTTCCAGCCAGCCACGCATTATTTACGACTATTTCCGTCAGCAGTTTGCGCAGGTGACCAACCCGCCAATCGATCCGCTGCGTGAAGCCCACGTCATGTCCCTGGCCACCAGCATTGGTCGCGAAATGAACGTCTTCTGTGAAGCAGAAGGCCAGGCGCACCGCCTGAGCTTCAAATCGCCGATTCTGCTGTGGTCTGATTTCCAGCAGCTCACCACGCTGGAAGAGGAACACTATCGCGCCGATACGCTAGACATCACCTATGACGTGACCGAGAAGTCGCTGCATGAGACCGTGATGGCGCTGTGCGACGAAGCGGAACGCATGGTTCGGAATGGCACCGTCTTACTGGTGCTGTCCGACCGTAATATTGCCAAAAACCGCCTGCCGGTTCCGGCTCCAATGGCCGTGGGCGCCATCCAGACTCGCCTCGTTGAGAAGAGCCTGCGCTGCGATGCCAACATCATTGTTGAAACCGCCAGCGCCCGCGATCCGCACCACTTCGCCGTGCTGCTGGGCTTCGGTGCGACCGCTATCTACCCGTACCTTGCCTATGAAACCCTGGCGAAGCTGGTCGACAACGGCGCTATCGACAAAAACTACCGCACCGTGATGCAGAACTACCGCAACGGCATCAACAAAGGGCTGTACAAGATCATGTCCAAAATGGGCATCTCGACTATCGCCTCTTACCGTTGCTCTAAGCTTTTCGAAGCAGTGGGTCTGCATAAAGAAGTGTCCGAGCTTTGCTTCCAGGGCGCGGTCAGCCGCATCGGTGGCGCAGGCTTTGGTGACTTCCAGCAGGACCTGCTGAACCTGTCCAAACGCGCCTGGCTGGTACGTAAGCCGTTGGATCAGGGCGGCCAGCTGAAATTCGTTCACGGCGGGGAATACCACGCCTATAACCCGGACGTGGTGCAGACACTGCAAAAAGCGGTGCAGAGCGGCGAATACAGCGACTATCAGCAATACGCGAAGCTGGTTAACGAGCGCCCTGTCGCCACGCTGCGCGATATGCTTGCGCTGAATCCGCAGGACGAGTCCGTCAAAATTGAAGACGTTGAGCCAGCGACCGAGCTGTTCAAACGCTTTGATACCGCGGCTATGTCCATCGGCGCCCTGAGCCCGGAAGCACACGAATCCCTGGCTGAAGCGATGAACAGCATCGGCGGGAACTCTAACTCCGGCGAAGGCGGCGAAGATCCGGCACGCTACGGCACCAATAAAGTGTCCCGTATCAAGCAGGTGGCTTCCGGCCGCTTCGGGGTGACCCCTGCCTACCTGGTCAACGCCGACGTTATCCAGATTAAAGTTGCGCAAGGCGCGAAGCCGGGCGAAGGCGGTCAGCTGCCGGGCGATAAAGTGACGCCTTATATCGCTAAGCTGCGCTACTCCGTGCCGGGCGTGACGCTGATTTCACCTCCGCCTCATCACGATATTTACTCTATCGAGGATCTGGCGCAGCTGATTTTCGACCTGAAGCAGGTTAACCCGAAGGCGATGATTTCCGTGAAGCTGGTTTCCGAACCAGGCGTCGGCACCATCGCGACGGGCGTAGCCAAAGCTTATGCCGACCTGATTACTATTGCTGGCTACGACGGCGGCACCGGCGCAAGCCCTCTGTCGTCCGTGAAATACGCTGGCTGCCCGTGGGAGCTTGGCCTGGTGGAAACCCAGCAGGCGCTGGTGGCTAACGGCCTGCGCCATAAGATTCGCCTGCAGGTGGACGGCGGCCTGAAAACCGGCCTCGACATCATTAAAGCAGCCATTCTTGGGGCAGAAAGCTTCGGCTTTGGTACCGGGCCAATGGTGGCGCTGGGCTGTAAATATCTGCGAATTTGTCACCTGAACAACTGCGCTACCGGCGTGGCAACTCAGGATGACAAACTGCGTAAAAACCATTACCACGGCCTGCCGTTCAAAGTGACCAACTACTTTGAATTTATCGCCCGCGAAACCCGCGAACTGATGGCACTGCTGGGCGTGAAACGTCTGGTTGATTTGATTGGCCGTACCGACCTGCTGAAAGAGCTGGACGGGTTTACCGCCAAGCAGCAGAAGCTGGATTTGTCTGCCCTGCTGAAAACGGCTGAGCCGATGCCGGGCAAAGCGGTGTACTGCACCGAGCATAACCCACCGTTCGATAAGGGCGACCTTAACGCACAGCTGCTGAACCAGGCGCAGGCGTATGTGGATGACAAGCAGAGCAAAACGTTCTGGTTTGATATCCGCAACACCGACCGTTCAATTGGGGCTTCGCTCTCAGGCTACATCGCCCAGCATCACGGCGACCAGGGCCTGGCGTCTGACCCAATCAAGGCGCACTTTAACGGCACCGCAGGCCAGAGCTTCGGCGTCTGGAACGCGGGCGGCGTTGAGCTGCACCTGACCGGCGATGCCAACGACTATGTCGGTAAAGGTATGGCGGGCGGGCTGATTTCTCTGCGTCCACCGGTAGGCTCAGCCTTCCGCAGCCACGAAGCGACCATTATCGGCAACACCTGCCTGTACGGCGCCACCGGCGGGAAGATGTATGCCGCAGGCCGTGCCGGCGAGCGTTTCGCGGTGCGTAACTCCGGTGCGATTACCGTAGTTGAAGGCATCGGCGATAACGGCTGTGAATACATGACCGGCGGTATCGTCTGTATTCTGGGCAAAACGGGGGTTAACTTCGGGGCTGGTATGACGGGCGGTTTCGCCTACGTATTGGACGAAGACGGTGAATTCCGCAAACGCGTGAACCCGGAACTGGTTGAATTACTGAATGTGGAAGAGCTGGCGATTCATGAAGAGCACCTGCGCGGCATGATCACCGAACACGTTCAGCTGACCGGCTCCCAGCGCGGCGAAGAGATCCTGGCCAACTGGCCGGCATTCGCCTCGAAATTTACCCTGGTTAAACCGAAGTCCAGTGATGTCAAAGCATTGTTGGGTCACCGCAGTCGTTCCGCAGCTGAGCTGCGGGTGCAGGCGCAGTAAGAGGTCACGATGAGTCAAAACGTTTATCAATTTATCGACTTGCAGCGCGTTGATCCGCCGAAGAAGCCGCTGAAGATCCGCAAAATTGAATTTGTGGAAATCTACGAGCCGTTCTCTGAGGGGCAGGCCAAGGCGCAGGCCGACCGCTGCCTCTCCTGCGGCAACCCGTACTGCGAGTGGAAGTGCCCGGTTCACAACTACATTCCAAACTGGCTGAAGCTGGCCAATGAGGGACGCATTATTGAGGCAGCCGAGCTGTCTCACCAGACCAACAGTCTGCCGGAAGTCTGTGGCCGCGTTTGCCCGCAGGACCGCCTTTGCGAAGGTTCCTGCACCCTGAACGACGAGTTCGGGGCGGTGACCATCGGCAATATCGAGCGCTATATCAACGATAAAGCGATTGAGATGGGCTGGAAGCCGGATCTGACCGGCGTGAAGCAAACCGGTAAGCGCGTGGCTATTATCGGCGCAGGCCCTGCCGGGCTTGCCTGTGCCGATGTTCTGGCGCGTAACGGCGTGAAGGCGGTGGTTTATGACCGACACCCTGAAATCGGCGGTCTGCTGACCTTCGGCATTCCAGCCTTTAAGCTGGAAAAAGAGGTAATGACCAAGCGTCGCGAAATCTTCAGCGGGATGGGAATTGAATTCAAACTCAATACCGAAGTGGGCCGCGACGTGCAGATGGACGAACTGCTTAGCGAATACGATTCCGTGTTCCTGGGCGTCGGCACCTATCAGTCCATGCGCGGTGGCCTCGAAAATGAAGACGCGCCTGGCGTGTATGACGCCCTGCCGTTCCTCATTGCCAATACCAAGCAGATCATGGGCTTCAGCGAAACAGCTGAAGAGCCGTATGTCAGCATGGAAGGCAAACGTGTTGTCGTGCTGGGCGGTGGGGACACCGCTATGGACTGTGTGCGTACTTCAGTGCGCCAGGGTGCAACCCACGTGACCTGTGCCTACCGTCGTGACGAAGAAAACATGCCGGGCTCTAAACGCGAAGTGAAAAACGCGCGCGAAGAAGGCGTGGAGTTCCAGTTCAACCTGCAGCCGCTGGGCGTGGAAATTAACGCGAATGGCCGGGTGTGCGGTGTGAAAGTGGCTCGTACAGAGCTGGGTGCGCCGGATGCTAATGGCCGTCGTCGCCCGGAAATCGTCGCCGGATCCGAGCACGTACTGCCTGCCGATGCGGTGGTAATGGCCTTCGGTTTCCGCCCTCACAGCATGACGTGGCTGGAGCAGCACAGCGTTGAGCTGGACAGCCAGGGGCGCATTCTCGCGCCAGAAGCTAGCGAGAACGCTTTCCAGACCAGCAACCCGAAAATCTTCGCCGGTGGCGATGCGGTTCGCGGTTCCGATCTGGTGGTAACGGCTATTGCTGAAGGGCGTAAAGCCGCAGACGGGATCCTGAACTTCCTCGAAGTATAAGCGTTAAAATCTGGCGGCTCCGGCTGCCAGGTTACGCCGAATCCTCCATAAAAAAAGCCAGTCTTACGACTGGCTTTTTGTTATTTCACCACGCGCAGTGCGGGGCGACCACCGCGAGGCGGCGGCGGCGGATCGTCATCCGGGTTATTGTCATCATCGCCGTGATCCGGGCGATCGCCATCAATAACCTGCATAACTGTTTCTGCCTCACCGATGACTGGCTGGTCATCGTTGTGGCTTTCAGCGTCTTCATCATAGCCCACTTCCGGCTCAAACATAGTGCCCGCGCCATTTTCACGTGCATAAATAGCCAGCACGGCAGCCATAGGGACGTTAACCTGGCGAGGCACGCCGCCGAAACGCGCGTTAAAGCGCACTTCGTCATTGGCCAGCTCCAGATTCCCTACGGCACGCGGTGCGATGTTAAGCACAATTTGCCCGTCACGCGCATACTCCATCGGAACCTGTACGCCCGGCAGTGTGATATCCACCACCAGGTGCGGCGTGAGCTGGTTATCCAGCAGCCACTCATAAAAGGCCCGCAGCAGATAAGGACGGCGCGGCGACAGCTGCGACATATCCATCAATTAGCCTCGGGTCTGCAGACGCATTTCGCGCTCAGGTTCGGTCAAAGAGGCCAGGAAGGAGTCACGCTCGAAGACGCGGGTCATGTACCCTTTCATCTCTTTGGAGCCCGCGCCTGTCAGCTCAATGCCCATCTGCGGCAAGCGCCA
It includes:
- the sspB gene encoding ClpXP protease specificity-enhancing factor, with the protein product MDMSQLSPRRPYLLRAFYEWLLDNQLTPHLVVDITLPGVQVPMEYARDGQIVLNIAPRAVGNLELANDEVRFNARFGGVPRQVNVPMAAVLAIYARENGAGTMFEPEVGYDEDAESHNDDQPVIGEAETVMQVIDGDRPDHGDDDNNPDDDPPPPPRGGRPALRVVK
- a CDS encoding glutamate synthase small subunit, translating into MSQNVYQFIDLQRVDPPKKPLKIRKIEFVEIYEPFSEGQAKAQADRCLSCGNPYCEWKCPVHNYIPNWLKLANEGRIIEAAELSHQTNSLPEVCGRVCPQDRLCEGSCTLNDEFGAVTIGNIERYINDKAIEMGWKPDLTGVKQTGKRVAIIGAGPAGLACADVLARNGVKAVVYDRHPEIGGLLTFGIPAFKLEKEVMTKRREIFSGMGIEFKLNTEVGRDVQMDELLSEYDSVFLGVGTYQSMRGGLENEDAPGVYDALPFLIANTKQIMGFSETAEEPYVSMEGKRVVVLGGGDTAMDCVRTSVRQGATHVTCAYRRDEENMPGSKREVKNAREEGVEFQFNLQPLGVEINANGRVCGVKVARTELGAPDANGRRRPEIVAGSEHVLPADAVVMAFGFRPHSMTWLEQHSVELDSQGRILAPEASENAFQTSNPKIFAGGDAVRGSDLVVTAIAEGRKAADGILNFLEV